The following proteins come from a genomic window of Brevibacillus antibioticus:
- a CDS encoding acetyl-CoA hydrolase/transferase family protein: MWERLRDKRLADKIVTAEVAAGWIEDGMTIGLSGFTRAGDAKVVPLALAELAKKENKPFGVNVYTGASLGSDVDAVMAEAGIINKRLPFQADPVMRKKINDGSMMFVDQHLSHTAEAIRQGAIDAIDFAIVEAVAITEEGMIIPATSVGNSNIFVENAKHVIIELNMAQSVELEGIHDIYTPAKQGEREPIPLTSVDQRMGTAGIPVDPDKVKGIVLTNQLDSPSTIVEPDEETAQIAAHLIEFLRQEVKAGRLPNNLAPLQSGIGSVANAVFNGFLDSEFTDLTVFSEVLQDAVFDLLDAGKISFASGCSITLTAEKMKHVTENFAQYRDKLLLRPQEITNHPELIRRLGLIAINTAIEADIYGNVNSTNVSGTRMMNGIGGSGDFARNARLGIFVTKSIAKGGNISSIVPFASHVDHTEHDVDIIVTEQGLADLRGLAPRQRAIKIIENCAHPMYRDQLMAYYEEALTRGGHTPHVLEKAFSWHVRYAQEGTMLEKKLALV; encoded by the coding sequence ATGTGGGAACGCTTACGCGATAAACGACTGGCAGATAAAATCGTGACGGCTGAGGTAGCAGCAGGATGGATTGAGGATGGCATGACGATCGGGTTAAGTGGTTTCACGCGTGCTGGTGATGCCAAGGTCGTGCCGCTCGCATTGGCTGAGTTGGCGAAAAAAGAGAACAAGCCTTTTGGCGTAAACGTATATACAGGAGCTTCACTTGGCTCTGATGTGGATGCCGTGATGGCGGAAGCGGGGATCATCAACAAGCGATTGCCTTTTCAAGCAGATCCGGTCATGCGCAAAAAAATCAACGATGGCAGCATGATGTTCGTTGACCAGCATCTATCGCATACAGCGGAAGCGATTCGCCAGGGAGCGATAGACGCTATCGATTTCGCAATTGTGGAAGCGGTTGCAATTACAGAAGAGGGTATGATCATTCCGGCTACGTCCGTGGGGAACTCCAATATTTTCGTGGAAAATGCCAAGCATGTCATCATTGAGTTGAATATGGCTCAATCGGTGGAGTTGGAAGGCATCCATGATATTTATACACCAGCGAAACAAGGAGAGCGTGAACCGATTCCGCTCACGTCTGTGGATCAACGGATGGGCACAGCAGGGATTCCCGTCGATCCGGATAAAGTAAAAGGGATTGTCCTGACGAATCAGTTGGATTCTCCTTCGACGATTGTGGAGCCGGACGAAGAAACGGCGCAGATTGCGGCACATCTGATCGAGTTTTTGCGTCAGGAGGTAAAAGCGGGACGCTTGCCGAACAATCTCGCGCCATTGCAATCGGGAATCGGATCGGTAGCGAATGCGGTTTTCAACGGATTTTTGGATTCGGAATTCACGGATCTGACGGTCTTCTCGGAAGTGTTGCAGGATGCGGTGTTTGATTTGCTTGATGCAGGGAAAATTTCGTTTGCCTCAGGCTGTTCGATCACGCTGACGGCCGAAAAGATGAAGCATGTCACCGAAAATTTCGCCCAGTACCGTGACAAGCTGCTGTTGCGTCCGCAAGAAATCACGAACCATCCGGAGCTGATTCGCCGCCTCGGTTTGATTGCGATCAATACCGCGATTGAAGCGGACATCTACGGCAACGTCAACTCGACCAATGTATCGGGTACGAGAATGATGAACGGTATTGGCGGTTCTGGTGATTTTGCTCGCAACGCACGTCTGGGCATCTTCGTAACCAAGTCAATTGCCAAAGGTGGAAACATTTCGAGCATCGTTCCGTTTGCCTCCCATGTGGATCATACCGAGCACGATGTAGATATTATCGTCACTGAGCAAGGCTTGGCTGACCTGAGGGGCTTGGCTCCGCGTCAGAGAGCCATCAAAATTATCGAGAACTGTGCGCATCCGATGTACCGCGATCAATTGATGGCGTACTACGAGGAAGCACTCACACGCGGCGGACACACCCCCCATGTACTGGAAAAGGCATTCTCCTGGCACGTACGTTACGCGCAGGAAGGCACCATGTTGGAGAAAAAACTAGCGTTGGTTTAG
- a CDS encoding LytTR family DNA-binding domain-containing protein, which translates to MEDRLVPEVLQMIGEVVPDGVSIAISDGSQYLYYQPSSNIDLKITPGDLVPIGSATHQALMEMGKVGHQVESRIFGVPYYGLSLPLVRNGQVMGCITAIYPPQNVPLTNPGSRLSFLVGKGEDGWLPIPLTEIVYISSHEGKTLLHTASGSYMNKYNMAELEYLLPQDRFVRCHRSYFVNMESIGFIHPHFHSTFLLEMKDKQKTRVPVSQSYASSFRQMLGF; encoded by the coding sequence ATGGAGGACAGATTGGTTCCAGAGGTGCTGCAAATGATTGGAGAAGTCGTGCCAGACGGGGTATCGATTGCGATCTCGGACGGCTCACAATACTTGTACTATCAACCGAGTTCCAATATTGATTTGAAAATTACGCCAGGGGATCTCGTTCCCATAGGCTCGGCTACACATCAAGCGCTCATGGAAATGGGAAAAGTGGGGCATCAGGTGGAGAGTCGTATTTTTGGCGTGCCATACTACGGACTCTCGCTTCCATTAGTGAGAAATGGTCAGGTCATGGGCTGTATTACCGCCATCTATCCGCCTCAAAACGTTCCGCTCACAAATCCGGGGTCGCGTCTATCGTTTTTGGTCGGAAAAGGGGAGGATGGATGGCTGCCCATTCCGTTAACAGAGATCGTCTATATCAGCTCTCATGAAGGAAAAACGCTTTTGCATACGGCTAGTGGATCATATATGAACAAATACAACATGGCTGAACTCGAGTACTTGCTCCCGCAAGATCGATTTGTGCGCTGTCATCGGTCGTATTTCGTGAATATGGAATCGATCGGCTTTATTCACCCTCATTTCCATTCGACGTTTTTATTGGAGATGAAGGATAAGCAAAAGACGAGAGTTCCCGTGAGCCAGTCGTACGCCAGCTCGTTTCGGCAAATGCTAGGCTTCTGA
- a CDS encoding sigma-54 interaction domain-containing protein yields the protein MDHTIVLIAKGTDTLGFLLKELRAYFEPYCKVIGYASHEHIPDLRGVDHVFITTKSPELYTIARQAVADSVPITVLNRFFELRKMKALMQIPPGTTVPVMNNSPVSAQEVIQNLLEANVDHLKYVPFHPGCTFDDLEFQYAIIMSVPDVPLPPHVEVIDLGFRKISIHDLIDTGRKVGVPSEWEREYLSAFIVEMSELAKMLGTSYAEVQKLNSQLQSTFQAVKDPVIACNEQGFITFINDVAVELFCPQVSSIVGQPYTVLKEHSLLRPFFEQEDQEDALVSIDHKQFIVSSQSIRRSHEHLGFVCTLKDVTEIQRLRTTLTLRGHTATYSFSDIKGQSQPLLQVIELGKKMAKNNQTILLTGENGTGKELFAHAIHQHSLRKNGPFVAINCASLPENLLESELFGYEDGAFTGARKGGKPGLFEQADGGTIFLDEVGDISGAIQVKLLRVLQEKQVIRVGGTGILSVDCRIIAATNRDLEDAVSQGSFREDLFYRLAVLPIQIPALRERISDIPLLIDEHLEQQSIRKAWSPEVMELFYRHDWRGNIRELKNIVDYAITVSEHPVIGIQDLPKRLTDSLFQKQQTATIPHLDDNRDLDILYCLHQYYVSNKSVGRYQLAHSPELQSVGWTESALRHRLKLLEQQGLVRSGTTRQGTSITPAGIELLRKHGRI from the coding sequence ATGGACCACACCATTGTCTTGATTGCAAAAGGAACGGACACTCTCGGATTTTTGTTGAAAGAACTGCGGGCTTATTTCGAGCCGTATTGCAAAGTTATCGGTTATGCCAGCCATGAGCACATTCCCGATTTGAGAGGAGTCGATCATGTCTTTATCACAACCAAATCCCCGGAGCTGTACACAATTGCCCGTCAAGCTGTCGCTGACTCCGTACCCATCACGGTTTTAAACCGTTTTTTCGAGCTACGCAAAATGAAAGCGCTCATGCAGATCCCCCCGGGGACGACCGTCCCAGTCATGAACAATTCGCCAGTTTCCGCACAAGAGGTCATCCAAAATCTATTAGAGGCGAACGTCGATCATTTGAAGTACGTTCCCTTTCACCCTGGCTGTACATTTGATGATCTCGAATTTCAATACGCCATCATTATGAGCGTTCCTGACGTACCTCTTCCTCCTCACGTGGAGGTAATCGATCTTGGTTTTCGCAAAATCAGCATTCATGACCTGATTGATACTGGTCGCAAAGTAGGCGTGCCCAGTGAATGGGAGCGCGAGTACTTGTCTGCCTTCATTGTAGAAATGTCTGAGCTCGCGAAAATGCTCGGCACCTCCTACGCAGAAGTACAGAAACTCAACAGCCAGCTACAATCTACCTTTCAGGCAGTCAAAGACCCCGTGATCGCTTGCAACGAACAAGGTTTCATCACGTTTATAAACGACGTCGCCGTTGAACTATTTTGTCCACAGGTATCCTCTATTGTTGGACAACCGTACACGGTGTTGAAGGAGCACAGCTTGCTGCGGCCCTTTTTTGAGCAAGAAGATCAGGAGGACGCCCTCGTATCCATTGATCACAAACAATTTATCGTCAGCAGTCAAAGCATCCGCCGCAGTCATGAGCATTTAGGCTTCGTTTGTACGCTAAAAGACGTAACCGAAATCCAACGCTTGCGAACCACGCTTACGTTGCGCGGTCATACAGCCACCTACTCCTTTTCCGATATAAAAGGACAAAGCCAACCGCTGCTCCAAGTCATCGAGCTAGGGAAAAAGATGGCAAAAAATAATCAAACGATCCTGCTTACAGGCGAAAACGGAACGGGAAAAGAGCTGTTCGCCCATGCCATTCATCAGCACTCGCTACGCAAAAACGGACCCTTTGTCGCCATCAACTGTGCCTCCTTGCCGGAAAACCTACTAGAGAGCGAGCTGTTCGGCTACGAAGACGGTGCCTTTACAGGAGCACGAAAAGGCGGAAAGCCCGGCCTATTTGAGCAAGCGGACGGTGGAACGATTTTCCTCGATGAGGTGGGCGACATCTCTGGAGCCATTCAGGTCAAGCTGCTTCGCGTGCTGCAAGAAAAGCAGGTCATCCGCGTAGGCGGTACGGGCATTCTTTCTGTGGATTGTCGCATCATCGCTGCTACCAATCGAGATTTAGAAGACGCTGTTTCCCAAGGAAGCTTTCGCGAGGACCTGTTCTATCGTTTGGCTGTCCTGCCGATCCAGATTCCCGCCTTGCGCGAGCGAATCAGCGATATTCCCCTTCTCATCGATGAGCATCTGGAACAGCAAAGCATTCGTAAAGCATGGTCGCCAGAAGTAATGGAGCTATTCTATCGCCATGACTGGCGGGGCAACATTCGCGAACTGAAAAATATCGTCGACTATGCCATTACGGTAAGCGAGCATCCTGTCATCGGTATTCAGGATCTCCCCAAACGATTGACGGATAGCCTGTTTCAAAAGCAACAGACAGCTACTATCCCCCATTTGGACGACAACCGCGACCTAGATATCTTGTATTGCTTGCATCAATATTACGTATCCAACAAATCAGTCGGGCGTTATCAATTGGCGCACTCCCCTGAGCTACAATCCGTAGGCTGGACAGAGAGCGCACTGCGTCATAGGCTGAAACTATTAGAGCAGCAAGGTTTGGTTCGCTCAGGAACAACCCGACAAGGAACCTCCATCACCCCCGCGGGTATCGAATTGTTGCGAAAACACGGGCGGATTTAG
- a CDS encoding YfcC family protein, with protein sequence MSTHPLKPAKKRFSVPHTYAILFIIIILAALASYVLPAGEFDRVKDAASGKTIVVNGSYHPVESNPVSFFDMFKAIPEGMQKGAQIIFYIFIVSGVFGIIRQTGAIEAGINKGVRHLEGREKLLIPASMFLFSIGGFTMGMAEESIIFVPIGIALARAMGFDAVTGTAMITMGAAAGFMGGMINPFTVGVAQSLAQLPLFSGLTFRAVVYVFVLAFAIWYVMRYAYRVKADPTKSVLYGVENHASQEQATVDIPDLNARHKLVFLVMVCGLAFNVYGVFQYEWFLTELTASFLIMGLVAGLVGGLSVNTLFDSFVAGARAVTFGALIVGFARAITVVLEDGKIIDTMINSLTSAIGHLPDAVNVLAMFVIQAFLNLFISSGSGQAATTMPIMVPIADLLGIQRQIAVLAFQYGDAVTNSIIPTSSALMGYLAVAGIPYEKWVKFIWKLLLGWAMIASIALIVAVAIGVS encoded by the coding sequence ATGTCTACACATCCATTGAAACCTGCAAAGAAACGTTTTTCTGTGCCGCATACCTATGCCATCCTCTTTATCATCATCATTTTGGCAGCTCTGGCTTCCTACGTGCTCCCGGCTGGTGAGTTCGATCGCGTCAAGGACGCTGCCTCAGGCAAAACCATCGTCGTCAACGGCAGCTACCATCCTGTAGAAAGTAATCCGGTCTCGTTCTTTGACATGTTCAAAGCGATTCCAGAAGGGATGCAAAAAGGCGCGCAAATCATTTTCTACATCTTTATTGTAAGCGGTGTATTCGGAATCATCCGCCAGACCGGAGCGATTGAAGCCGGGATCAATAAAGGCGTCCGACACTTAGAAGGTCGGGAAAAGCTGCTCATTCCTGCTTCCATGTTCCTCTTCTCCATCGGTGGCTTCACCATGGGAATGGCAGAAGAAAGTATCATCTTCGTTCCAATCGGTATCGCGCTGGCTCGTGCAATGGGCTTCGATGCCGTAACAGGTACGGCCATGATCACCATGGGAGCAGCAGCAGGCTTCATGGGCGGGATGATCAATCCATTTACGGTTGGGGTGGCGCAGTCGCTCGCGCAATTGCCGCTCTTCTCTGGTCTTACCTTCCGTGCTGTTGTGTATGTCTTCGTTCTCGCTTTTGCCATCTGGTACGTCATGCGCTATGCGTATCGTGTCAAAGCAGATCCGACCAAGAGTGTGCTTTATGGCGTAGAGAATCACGCTAGTCAAGAACAGGCAACAGTAGACATCCCAGATTTGAATGCACGCCACAAGCTCGTGTTCTTGGTAATGGTCTGTGGCCTCGCCTTCAACGTATACGGTGTATTCCAGTACGAATGGTTCCTGACAGAGCTTACCGCTTCCTTCCTGATCATGGGCCTAGTTGCTGGTCTCGTCGGAGGTTTGTCGGTCAATACGCTGTTTGATTCCTTCGTCGCTGGTGCGAGAGCCGTTACATTTGGCGCGCTGATCGTCGGTTTTGCCCGCGCGATCACGGTCGTCTTGGAAGATGGAAAAATTATCGATACGATGATTAACAGTCTGACTTCGGCGATTGGTCATTTGCCAGATGCCGTAAACGTCCTTGCTATGTTTGTGATTCAAGCCTTTCTCAATCTCTTTATCTCTTCTGGTAGTGGACAGGCAGCGACAACCATGCCGATCATGGTGCCGATTGCGGACTTGCTCGGCATCCAGCGTCAAATAGCGGTTCTTGCCTTCCAATATGGTGATGCGGTCACCAACTCCATTATCCCGACTTCTTCGGCGTTGATGGGCTATCTGGCAGTTGCAGGCATTCCGTATGAGAAATGGGTCAAATTCATATGGAAGCTCCTTCTCGGCTGGGCAATGATCGCCTCGATCGCGCTCATAGTAGCAGTAGCAATCGGCGTTTCGTAA
- a CDS encoding M20 peptidase aminoacylase family protein, which yields MRTTIKQLQPAIFSLYEHLHQHPEISWEEVQTTSFIADFLKKHHCRVTTFDDVTGVVGEWGDLTPGKLTVGVRADMDALWQEVNGVFTANHSCGHDAHMTMALGVLMVLQAMDVQLPGRLKLIFQPAEESGNGALAMVNKQVVDDIDFLYGVHLRPIQEIPRGTAASAILHGAAGTIFGHIKGADAHGARPHLGVNAIEVAAAIVEQLKGIHLDPLVPYSVKMTQLSAGSKSSNIIPGSAQFHLDLRAQTNEVIHALFARVEHILQHVSRLYEVELSYEITERVYAAEVNEEARLIMADAITQALGAEKLEPPIQTPGAEDFHYYTKERPQLRATMLGLGCDLTPGLHHPQMTFEKEALLDGIEILARTVLKTFEER from the coding sequence ATGCGCACAACGATCAAACAATTGCAGCCCGCCATTTTTTCTCTATACGAGCACTTACACCAGCATCCAGAGATCAGCTGGGAAGAAGTCCAGACCACCTCATTCATTGCTGATTTCTTGAAAAAACACCATTGCCGCGTCACTACCTTTGACGACGTGACGGGTGTTGTCGGCGAATGGGGCGATCTGACGCCGGGGAAATTGACTGTAGGCGTACGAGCAGACATGGACGCACTCTGGCAAGAAGTAAACGGCGTCTTTACCGCGAACCATTCCTGCGGACACGATGCGCATATGACCATGGCATTAGGCGTCCTGATGGTATTGCAAGCAATGGACGTCCAACTCCCTGGGCGCCTGAAGCTCATTTTTCAACCAGCGGAAGAAAGCGGAAATGGCGCACTTGCGATGGTGAACAAGCAAGTAGTGGACGATATTGATTTTCTGTACGGTGTCCACCTTCGTCCCATTCAGGAAATCCCGCGCGGCACAGCTGCTTCTGCCATCTTGCACGGGGCGGCTGGCACGATATTCGGGCACATCAAGGGCGCCGATGCTCATGGCGCACGGCCTCATCTCGGAGTCAACGCGATCGAGGTAGCCGCAGCGATTGTTGAGCAGTTAAAAGGCATTCACCTCGATCCCCTCGTCCCTTATTCCGTCAAAATGACGCAGCTTTCCGCCGGCAGCAAAAGCAGCAATATCATTCCGGGCTCGGCGCAGTTCCACTTGGACCTGCGGGCACAGACGAATGAAGTCATTCACGCCCTCTTTGCCCGTGTCGAGCACATTTTGCAGCACGTTTCCCGTCTGTATGAAGTTGAGCTGTCTTATGAGATCACCGAACGCGTCTATGCAGCGGAAGTGAACGAAGAAGCGAGACTGATCATGGCGGATGCCATTACCCAAGCCTTGGGGGCAGAGAAGCTCGAACCGCCGATCCAGACACCCGGCGCGGAAGACTTCCACTATTACACAAAAGAACGTCCACAGCTTCGGGCGACCATGCTTGGTTTAGGCTGTGACCTGACACCAGGACTTCATCATCCGCAGATGACTTTTGAAAAAGAAGCACTGCTAGATGGCATCGAGATTTTGGCAAGAACGGTACTGAAAACGTTTGAGGAGAGATGA